From Vigna unguiculata cultivar IT97K-499-35 chromosome 5, ASM411807v1, whole genome shotgun sequence, the proteins below share one genomic window:
- the LOC114183588 gene encoding protein LITTLE ZIPPER 2 has translation MCSFSSKQTLCGPHLLALPRPWPSKRHHRHLRLGLLHRRRAHLKEVRQRKRMVVVKAEIQMKNLKLYMENQTIIEENEKLRKQAMLLHKENQVLLSQLQKKLSEQTNNTNNNN, from the exons ATGTGCTCTTTCTCTTCAAAACAGACCCTTTGTGGCCCTCACCTTTTGGCACTTCCTCGTCCATGGCCATCTAAGAGACACCACAGGCACCTTCGGTTGGGCCTGCTCCACAG AAGGAGGGCACACTTGAAAGAAGTGAGACAGAGGAAAAGGATGGTTGTGGTGAAAGCTGAAATTCAGATGAAAAACTTGAAATTGTACATGGAGAATCAGACAATCATAGAGGAGAATGAGAAGTTGAGGAAGCAAGCCATGCTTCTGCACAAAGAGAATCAGGTGTTATTGTCACAGCTCCAAAAGAAGCTTTCAGAACAGACCAACAATACCAACAATAATAACTAG
- the LOC114185923 gene encoding 4-hydroxy-tetrahydrodipicolinate synthase, chloroplastic, with protein sequence MATLKTLCFRAATFPDCPSNVTNNKSTRSSNWKPPQAAVKSSLHLPMRSFELKNRTSPEDIKCLRLITAIKTPYLPDGRFDLEAYDDLVNMQIGEGVEGVIVGGTTGEGQLMSWEEHIMLIAHTVNCFGGKIKVIGNTGSNSTREAIHATEQGFAVGMHAALHINPYYGKTSLDGMVAHFQSVLPMGPTIIYNVPSRTGQDIPPHVIETLAESSNLAGVKECVGNDRIKQYTDNEIVVWSGNDDQCHDARWDYGATGVISVASNLVPGLMRELMYGVNPRLNSKLLPLIDWLFHMPNPIGLNTALAQLGVVRPVFRLPFVPLSVEKRIEFADIVKAIGREHFVGDKDVEVLDDEDFFLVSRY encoded by the exons ATGGCCACACTCAAAACCCTTTGCTTCAGAGCTGCCACCTTCCCCGATTGCCCCTCCAATGTCACCAACAATAAAAGCACCAG GAGCTCAAACTGGAAGCCTCCACAAGCAGCTGTGAAATCTAGTTTGCACCTCCCAATGCGCAGCTTTGAGTTGAAAAATAG GACTTCCCCAGAGGACATAAAGTGTCTGAGGTTGATAACTGCCATCAAAACTCCATACCTACCTGATGGGCGATTTGATCTTGAAGCATACGATGACTTGGTGAATATGCAGATTGGAGAAGGGGTCGAAGGTGTTATTGTTGGTGGGACAACTGGTGAAGGACAATTAATGAGCTGGGAGGAGCACATAATGCTCATTGCTCATACAGTTAACTGTTTTGGTGGGAAAATTAAGGTTATTGGAAATACTGGAAGCAACTCCACCAGGGAAGCAATTCATGCCACTGAGCAGGGTTTTGCTGTTGGAATGCATGCTGCGCTTCACATAAACCCCTACTACGGAAAAACCTCCTTGGATGGCATGGTTGCTCACTTTCAAAGTGTGCTTCCGATGGGACCCACAATAATCTATAATGTGCCTTCGCGGACTGGTCAAGACATTCCTCCACATGTAATTGAAACCTTAGCTGAAAGTTCTAACTTAGCTGGTGTCAAGGAGTGTGTGGGAAATGATCGGATCAAGCAGTATACAGACAATGAGATTGTTGTGTGGAGTGGGAATGATGATCAATGCCATGATGCTAGATGGGATTATGGGGCTACTGGAGTGATATCTGTTGCAAGCAACCTGGTTCCTGGTCTAATGCGGGAACTAATGTATGGTGTAAATCCTAGGTTAAATTCTAAGCTCCTACCTCTGATTGACTGGCTTTTCCACATGCCAAACCCCATTGGGTTGAACACTGCTCTTGCTCAACTTGGGGTTGTCAGGCCCGTTTTTAGGCTACCATTTGTACCTCTCTCTGTGGAGAAAAGGATAGAATTTGCCGATATAGTGAAGGCAATTGGCCGAGAGCATTTTGTTGGAGATAAAGATGTTGAGGTTCTTGATGACGAAGACTTTTTCTTGGTCAGTCGTTATTAA